A portion of the Gigantopelta aegis isolate Gae_Host chromosome 10, Gae_host_genome, whole genome shotgun sequence genome contains these proteins:
- the LOC121382896 gene encoding uncharacterized protein LOC121382896 produces MAGLTLCLECFRYAWEVFKLVPDISGKLHEQYPLKPLKTTEVMQANLSSVKPSYKPTGVGMYSFILEASDLANNSRFIRRLCLYDPSSEITLSSETFEVSSARGFGKDAWTSNISNPLIISWKDHFVNKIHDDNKLLNPVKEYLKKRDDGLKKIDQDDTFGKRTIKGIGNSRGIVKFEVAHAKDSNGGRGQLEPTTGWRNLTYSTLSTSVAPNNPSKGDTVSIWVRATDITGRSKTDVIRVHYDDSPPNALKQVHFKRNVPGIYPFGSKVTLTTSDRESGVHQVNMTVVRMKLDSDMGSHSFHISTIPKSACTDELQDKCFCSNDQPDMCQKKTQVLDINNCWLMVPRDGLKSEMVELRFQIFNNALLSVTRSVNVSSLVTLNGTEACEYLQTI; encoded by the exons ATGGCTGGACTGACTCTCTGTCTGGAATGTTTCCGCTACGCATGGGAAGTTTTCAAATTGGTGCCAGACATTAGCGGTAAACTGCACGAGCAATATCCACTAAAACCCTTGAAGACAACGGAAGTGATGCAGGCAAATCTAAGTAGCGTGAAGCCGTCTTACAAACCGACAGGAGTTGGGATGTATTCCTTCATTCTAGAAGCTTCTGATTTGGCAAACAACTCTCGCTTTATAAGACGCTTATGTCTGTATGACCCATCATCAGAAATCACTCTCAGTTCTGAGACATTTGAAGTATCTTCAGCTAGAGGATTTGGAAAAGATGCCTGGACCTCCAACATAAGCAATCCACTGATCATAAGCTGGAAAGATCATTTCGTTAACAAGATTCACGACGACAATAAGCTTCTTAACCCTGTGAAGGAATATTTAAAGAAGCGGGATGATGGCTTGAAGAAAATTGATCAGGACGACACCTTTGGTAAGAGAACAATAAAAGGCATCGGCAACAGCCGTGGCATTGTCAAATTTGAGGTTGCCCATGCTAAGGACAGTAATGGAGGAAGAGGACAACTAGAGCCGACAACTGGATGGAGAAATTTAACTTATTCAACTCTGAGTACATCTGTAGCTCCTAATAATCCAAGCAAAGGAGACACTGTCAGTATCTGGGTACGAGCTACGGACATCACAGGTCGAAGTAAGACAGACGTGATCCGGGTTCACTATGATGATTCACCACCAAACGCGTTAAAACAAGTAcactttaaaagaaatgttcctgGCATTTATCCATTTGGATCAAA AGTTACCTTGACTACATCCGACAGAGAGAGTGGTGTTCATCAAGTCAACATGACAGTTGTTAGAATGAAACTAGATTCTGACATGGGATCTCATTCGTTCCATATCTCCACTATACCT AAGTCAGCATGCACGGATGAGTTACAAGACAAATGTTTCTGCTCGAATGACCAACCAGACATGTGTCAGAAGAAAACCCAAGTTCTGGATATCAACAACTGCTGGCTGATGGTTCCAAGGGATGGACTCAAATCCGAGATGGTGGAATTGAGATTTCAGATTTTCAATAATGCGCTTCTCTCTGTCACCCGATCAGTTAAT gtTTCTAGTTTGGTAACTCTAAATGGCACAGAAGCTTGTGAGTATTTACAAACAATTTAA
- the LOC121384535 gene encoding uncharacterized protein LOC121384535: MHIRNESITTTGARIRWDHAPACYKRTEMWINYRNKDGKLIKKSLHKDAVYEDIIGLEPGTNYTIQLITQYGKIMSEPVNFNLVTQSLPQSGGLSGGAVAGIIIGKLNIADCFALLDHLIHINA, translated from the exons ATGCATATTCGTAATGAAAGTATTACCACGACTGGAGCTAGGATCAGGTGGGACCACGCCCCCGCATGTTACAAACGGACAGAAATGTGGATCAACTACAGAAACAAAGATGGAAAGCTCATAAAGAAGAGTTTACATAAAGACGCAGTGTATGAAGATATTATCGGACTCGAACCCGGTACCAACTACACCATACAGCTGATAACTCAGTACGGAAAAATCATGAGTGAACCAGTCAACTTTAATCTAGTAACTC AATCTCTCCCACAATCTGGTGGTCTGAGTGGCGGTGCTGTTGCTGGTATTATTATTGGTAAGTTGAACATAGCTGACTGTTTCGCACTGCTCGACCACTTAATACACATTAACGCCTAA
- the LOC121382897 gene encoding uncharacterized protein LOC121382897, translating into MSFNGGFSDPNKKFVSKNETLKCNRTFTSLDIGPRSPAPDIVNCSISLPNFDRQLENADRLTVTFRTKSGGYREVVDAQRPGIIIETDDFEGQWRSKAVEFRIDTAQPEHCKLHSESCTDIIFSVDNDIHVTQFTRDSKLTCWALEQTIRGENSLPIPNLLAIFRIEESSCFLLKLGMFTNSKFGSMVNAEILTYEHDRPEVRVI; encoded by the exons ATGTCATTCAATGGGGGTTTTTCAGACCCTAATAAGAAATTTGTCAGCAAGAATGAAACGTTGAAGTGTAACCGGACTTTTACATCGTTGGATATTGGTCCGCGATCGCCTGCCCCGGATATAGTAAACTGCAGTATCAGTCTTCCAAACTTCGACAGGCAGCTGGAAAACGCAGACAG ACTGACCGTGACGTTCAGAACTAAGAGCGGTGGATATCGTGAGGTGGTGGATGCCCAACGTCCTGGTATAATAATCGAGACGGACGATTTCGAGGGACAGTGGAGGAGCAAGGCAGTGGAGTTCCGTATCGATACAGCCCAACCAGAACACTGCAAACTCCACAGTGAATCGTGTACAGATATCATCTTCAGTGTGGACAATGACATCCACGTGACTCAG TTCACCCGTGAtagtaaacttacatgttgggCACTAGAACAAACGATACGAGGAGAAAACAGTCTACCTATTCCAAACCTTCTGGCGATTTTTCGGATAGAAGAGTCGTCCTGTTTCTTATTAAAGCTTGGTATGTTCACCAACAGTAAGTTCGGTAGCATGGTGAACGCGGAAATACTTACATATGAACATGATAGGCCAGAGGTCAGAGTTATATGA